A single genomic interval of Eurosta solidaginis isolate ZX-2024a chromosome 3, ASM4086904v1, whole genome shotgun sequence harbors:
- the Ric gene encoding GTP-binding protein Rit2: protein MPEKRNTPHELRVYKIVILGDGGVGKSAVTLQFVSHSFTDYHDPTIEDSYQQQAVIDGEAALLDILDTAGQVEFTAMRDQYMRCGEGFIICYSVTDRHSFQEASEYRKLIQRVRLSEDIPLVLIANKIDLVLARKVTTEEGKNLANQFGCPFFETSACERLCIDEPFYTLVREIRKKEAQGSGTSSEKLHSRRRSRWWRIRSIFALVFRRRRNLN from the exons ATGCCAGAAAAGCGAAATACGCCGCATGAACTGCGTGTCTATAAGATTGTCATACTAGGGGATGGAGGGGTTGGTAAATCGG CTGTGACTTTGCAGTTTGTAAGTCATAGTTTCACGGACTATCATGACCCAACAATAG AGGACTCCTATCAACAACAGGCAGTAATCGATGGCGAAGCCGCACTATTGGATATACTCGACACAGCTGGTCAGGTAGAATTTACGGCAATGCGAGATCAATATATGCGTTGTGGGGAAGGTTTCATAATATGTTACTCAGTAACTGACCGGCATAGCTTTCAGGAGGCATCAGAGTATCGCAAACTAATTCAACGCGTTCGACTTTCAGAGGATATCCCCTTAGTACTAATAGCAAACAAGATTGATCTGGTTTTAGCAAGAaaa GTAACCACTGAGGAAGGAAAGAATTTGGCAAATCAGTTCGGCTGCCCTTTCTTTGAGACATCTGCATGTGAAAGACTTTGCATTGACGAACCTTTCTATACACTTGTACGTGAAATACGTAAAAAAGAG gCACAGGGTAGTGGCACAAGTTCCGAAAAGTTACATTCCCGTCGTCGAAGCCGATGGTGGCGAATACGATCGATTTTTGCCTTGGTATTTCGTCGTCGCCGTAATCTTAATTAG